A region from the Candidatus Gorgyraea atricola genome encodes:
- the yidD gene encoding membrane protein insertion efficiency factor YidD, with product MYLKNALKNSIEFYRKHLSQLMLRKCRYYPSCSEYTLEAIEDQGVLKGLLKGALRILRCNALFPGGYDPFLGTRDKGQGTRG from the coding sequence ATGTATTTAAAAAATGCGTTAAAAAATAGTATAGAGTTTTATCGTAAGCATTTGTCGCAATTGATGTTACGCAAATGTAGATACTATCCATCCTGCTCAGAATATACGCTCGAGGCAATCGAAGATCAGGGCGTATTAAAAGGGCTATTAAAGGGGGCGTTACGCATCCTAAGATGCAATGCACTTTTTCCGGGCGGGTATGACCCTTTTCTAGGGACAAGGGACAAGGGACAAGGGACAAGGGGTTAA
- the rnpA gene encoding ribonuclease P protein component — translation MKKSSFTRKERLKKNQAIKAVFDKGTRFRSKLVTVFLLKRNKDPGLNRVAFAVRKGLYNKKPSLRNRYRRVLREAYRKTKEFMPGGYDMIVLATNLTRQTKSTSLEQELIHVFKKCVKK, via the coding sequence ATGAAGAAGAGTTCCTTTACAAGGAAAGAGCGCCTCAAGAAGAATCAGGCGATAAAAGCAGTTTTTGACAAAGGCACTCGCTTCAGGAGCAAGCTAGTTACAGTATTTTTGCTTAAGAGAAATAAAGACCCGGGCCTGAATAGAGTCGCGTTTGCAGTAAGAAAAGGGCTGTACAATAAAAAGCCTAGCCTGAGAAACAGATATAGACGAGTCCTGCGAGAGGCATATAGAAAGACAAAAGAATTCATGCCTGGCGGCTATGACATGATCGTGCTGGCCACAAATCTTACCAGGCAGACAAAAAGTACCAGCCTTGAACAAGAACTAATCCATGTATTTAAAAAATGCGTTAAAAAATAG
- the rpmH gene encoding 50S ribosomal protein L34 yields the protein MKKHLTRKSLLKRKRKHGFRKRMRTAKGRATLRRRRKKGRKRLSA from the coding sequence GTGAAAAAACATCTTACCAGAAAAAGTCTTTTAAAGCGAAAACGCAAGCACGGTTTTAGAAAGAGGATGCGCACTGCCAAAGGCAGGGCCACTTTAAGACGTAGGCGCAAGAAAGGCCGCAAGAGACTCTCTGCTTGA
- the dnaA gene encoding chromosomal replication initiator protein DnaA: MNVDLSNIWDKILDHTKQEIGQRAFDNWFTQTSLSSLTEDAVVIEVPSNFFKDWIYDHYRDVLNISILKTIGKVVPITFQIRPLAQEKGVDTKKITTPERPAQKKPFYLNPRYTFEGFVVGSSNRFAHAATMAIAESPAKAYNPLFIYGGVGLGKTHLMQAACHYVSEMHRNMRLSYTSSESFTNELINAIRNRTTPQFREKYRKVDVLLIDDVHFIAGKESTQEEFFHTFNALYDAHKQIVLSSDRPPKTIPGLEERLVSRFEWGLVTDVQPPDLETRIAILKKKAERNAVTLPEDVLYFIAEKIKTNIRELEGALIKVIAYASMGNTRVSMTLAKDVLKDVLMAGEKKISVELIQKKVADYFDVRPSDLKAKKRSKQIAYPRQMAMYLARELTSSTLPAIGEQFGGRDHSTVIHACGKIQKEIKKDQNVKNLINRLMLEING; this comes from the coding sequence ATGAACGTTGACCTATCTAATATCTGGGATAAAATCCTTGATCACACAAAACAGGAAATAGGGCAGAGGGCCTTTGATAACTGGTTCACACAAACCAGTCTCTCGTCGCTGACAGAGGATGCCGTTGTAATAGAAGTGCCTTCTAATTTTTTTAAAGATTGGATCTATGATCATTACAGAGACGTATTGAATATATCTATATTAAAAACCATTGGTAAGGTCGTACCAATAACATTCCAGATAAGGCCTCTTGCACAAGAGAAGGGAGTGGACACAAAAAAAATTACCACTCCTGAAAGACCAGCGCAGAAAAAACCGTTTTATCTGAACCCCAGGTATACATTCGAAGGGTTTGTTGTGGGATCGTCCAACCGCTTTGCTCACGCAGCCACCATGGCCATAGCTGAATCCCCTGCAAAGGCATATAACCCGCTTTTTATTTACGGCGGTGTGGGCCTGGGCAAGACTCATCTCATGCAGGCAGCGTGCCATTATGTCTCAGAGATGCACAGGAACATGAGACTTTCTTACACCTCAAGCGAGAGCTTTACCAATGAACTTATAAACGCTATCAGGAACAGGACCACGCCACAATTTAGGGAAAAATACCGCAAGGTCGATGTGCTGCTGATAGATGACGTGCATTTTATCGCTGGCAAGGAATCCACGCAGGAAGAATTCTTCCATACCTTTAACGCGCTCTACGACGCCCATAAACAGATCGTGCTCTCTAGTGACCGGCCGCCCAAGACCATACCAGGCCTTGAAGAAAGGCTTGTCTCGCGATTTGAGTGGGGCCTGGTAACAGATGTACAGCCGCCGGATCTTGAGACGCGCATAGCCATATTAAAGAAAAAGGCAGAACGCAATGCTGTCACGCTGCCAGAAGACGTGTTGTATTTTATAGCTGAAAAAATAAAGACCAATATCCGCGAGCTCGAAGGGGCTTTAATAAAGGTCATTGCGTACGCGTCCATGGGAAACACCCGGGTCTCTATGACGCTCGCGAAGGATGTGCTGAAGGATGTGCTCATGGCAGGGGAGAAGAAGATATCAGTGGAGCTCATTCAGAAAAAGGTCGCTGATTATTTTGACGTGAGGCCCTCTGACCTAAAGGCCAAGAAGCGCTCTAAACAGATCGCATACCCCAGACAGATGGCCATGTATCTTGCAAGGGAGCTCACCAGCTCCACGCTCCCTGCTATAGGTGAACAGTTTGGCGGCAGGGACCACTCCACTGTCATACATGCCTGCGGTAAAATACAGAAGGAAATTAAGAAGGACCAAAATGTTAAGAACTTGATCAACCGCCTGATGCTCGAGATAAATGGTTAG
- the dnaN gene encoding DNA polymerase III subunit beta: MKLKIIKNDLIKNVQNVQNVISSKSSLPILSNVLIEAEKDSVRLTSTDLDIGISSTLNSEVEDSGALTVPAKRFNEIIKELPDEDIIINTLKNNSMTIKCGKCFFKILGLPKEDFPKFPEFENEPHVIIEQSMLKQMLSMTHFSISHDETRYVLNGALFVFKANQLLIVTTDGKRLSLIKKDLGKEAPDKSIIVPSKTIYELNRVLKDEGDVRITFGENQTKFELENVTIISRLIEGEFPNYEQIIPKQVKDKIIINREQFLLGVKRAALLTTQDSRSIKIDVLKDKIVVSKSNPNIGEAREEIDTSYKGHEMTVGFNPGYLLDALKVIPKDEIEIEIAGPDKPAVMRIEDWYLYLVLPMQLA, encoded by the coding sequence ATGAAATTAAAAATAATCAAAAATGACCTTATAAAAAATGTACAGAACGTGCAAAACGTCATATCATCAAAAAGCAGCCTGCCAATACTATCAAATGTATTGATCGAAGCAGAAAAAGACAGTGTCAGACTCACAAGCACAGATCTTGATATAGGCATATCATCTACGCTGAATTCAGAGGTAGAGGACAGCGGCGCGTTGACAGTGCCGGCAAAGAGGTTTAATGAGATAATTAAAGAATTGCCGGATGAGGACATTATAATAAACACCCTGAAAAACAACTCAATGACAATAAAGTGCGGAAAGTGTTTCTTTAAAATACTGGGCCTGCCAAAAGAGGACTTCCCGAAGTTCCCAGAGTTTGAAAACGAGCCGCACGTTATAATAGAGCAGTCTATGTTAAAACAAATGCTCAGCATGACGCATTTTTCGATCTCTCATGACGAAACAAGATATGTCTTAAACGGGGCGCTTTTTGTATTTAAAGCAAACCAGCTTTTAATAGTAACTACAGATGGGAAGAGACTGAGTCTTATTAAAAAAGACCTGGGCAAGGAAGCGCCGGACAAATCTATTATTGTGCCGTCAAAGACTATCTATGAATTAAACAGGGTTTTGAAAGATGAAGGAGATGTCCGGATAACGTTTGGTGAAAACCAGACAAAGTTTGAGCTGGAAAACGTCACGATCATCTCGCGGCTTATAGAAGGCGAGTTTCCGAACTACGAGCAGATCATACCAAAACAGGTAAAGGATAAAATAATTATAAATAGAGAACAATTTTTGCTGGGCGTAAAAAGGGCAGCGCTTCTTACGACACAGGACTCCAGATCCATAAAAATAGATGTCCTGAAGGATAAGATCGTGGTCTCTAAATCCAATCCAAACATAGGCGAGGCAAGAGAAGAGATAGACACTAGTTATAAAGGTCACGAAATGACCGTTGGTTTTAACCCGGGCTATCTCCTTGATGCGCTGAAGGTGATACCAAAGGATGAGATCGAAATAGAAATAGCTGGACCTGATAAGCCAGCTGTTATGAGGATAGAGGACTGGTACTTGTACCTGGTGCTCCCCATGCAGCTCGCGTAA
- a CDS encoding DUF721 domain-containing protein, producing the protein MKKRTGRTEDIKGILRKIVKKIEEQGPGKKEEISQAWKKAAGEKAILHSRPVSLTRKILTVEVDSSTWLYSLSLKKRSILKDIKKELEQYRIEDIRFRMGDIT; encoded by the coding sequence GTGAAGAAAAGAACCGGCCGCACCGAAGACATAAAAGGCATACTGCGTAAGATAGTAAAGAAAATAGAAGAGCAAGGGCCTGGTAAAAAAGAAGAGATATCGCAGGCATGGAAAAAGGCGGCTGGAGAAAAAGCTATTCTTCATTCGCGGCCAGTTAGTTTGACGCGCAAGATTTTAACAGTAGAGGTAGACAGCTCCACATGGCTTTACAGCCTTAGCTTAAAAAAGCGCTCTATATTAAAGGACATAAAGAAGGAATTAGAGCAGTATAGAATAGAAGACATCCGGTTTAGGATGGGAGATATCACATAA